ATGCTCATGTAGGAGTTATATTTATGGATGGTGGCGGTTATTTAAATATGTGCTGTCATGGTTCTATGGGAGTATCAACTATGCTAATAGAAAAAGGATTTATAGAAGCAAAAGAACCTATAACTTATGTAAAATTAGACACTCCTGCAGGGTTAATAGAGGTTAAAGCAAAAGTAGATAAAAAAAAAGTTCAAGAAGTTTCTATAATAAATGTTCCTTCATTTTTATATAAAAATAATATAAAAGTAGAAGTACCTACTTTAGGGGAAATTCCTTTAGATATTGCTTTTGGAGGCAGTTTTTTCGCACTAGTAAATGCAAAGGATATAGGAATCCGTGTATCAGTAGATAATGTTGAGGATTTAGTTAAATATGGATTGGCAATTAGACAAGCTGTAAATGAAAATATTGATATAGTTCATCCTACAAACCCTTTTATAGATAAAGTAGATTTAGTAGAAATATATGATGAACCAACTTCAAATGATGCAGATTTAAAAAATGTAGTTATATTTGGTAAAGGTCAGATAGACAGATCCCCTTGTGGAACAGGGACCAGTGCTAAATTGGCTACTTTATATGCAAAAAGGAAGATTAGAATTAATGAACCTTTTGTATATGAAAGTATTGCAGGAACTAAATTTATAGGGAAAGTATTAAAAGAAACTAAAGTAGGAACTTATGATGCTATAATACCTGAAATTACTGGGAAAGCTTTTATTATAAATTATGGATATTTAGTTGCTGAAGAGGAAGACATGTTTAAATATGGATTTGTTTTGTAATCAATTTAACTTAAAGTTAAAATTTAACATTGATATACCATTCTTTAATTTCAGAGATTACTCAGGATTAATGTAGTACATTAATCCTGAGTAATTAAATTTTCTAGCTCAGTTATGAATCTAGAAGGTTTAACTTCTTTTCCGTTTCTATTATTTATAGTGATTAAACTCAAATATTTTTTAGCCCTTGTCATACCTACATAAAAGAGTCTTCTTTCTTCTTCTAAGGATTCTATATTTCCTTTTAGAAAATTATCGATGCTTGTAGTACTAGGGAAGTCTCCGTCTATTAAATCTACTATATAAACCCTTTCAAATTCTAATCCTTTTGCTGAATGAACAGTGGATAAAGTTATGCCATCTTTATTTTCTGTGGATTTATTAGTTATATATTCTAAATATCTTATTCGTCCAGTTAATTCATTTAAATTTTTTACTTTTGATGCTATTATCTTTAAAAAATACAACATAGTCATTAATGTATCTATAGTATATTTAGATTTTATACAACTTTCTTTAAGATAATCCTTATACTTTAAATTTTTTTCTATATATGATATTCCTTCGGAAGGTGGAAGTTTAGATAATTTTTTAAAATCCATTTTAAGTTCTAGGAAATTTTCTTTATAAAAGCTATTAATACCTGGACAATTTAACAATCTATCAAATATTGATTGATTGTAATTTAAAGTTTTTATATAATTCAATTGTTTTTTAGAGATAAATCCTTTCATTTTAAAATAAATATTTTCAAAAGCTTTTATATCTGTAGGGTTTTGGGCTAGTTTTAAAAAACATAGTATATCATCTATTATCCAATGGTTAAAAAAGTTCATCTTATTATCTCTCATGTAAAAGGGCAAATCATCTCTATCTAGATATTCTATAATTCCTATGGCTGATATATTGTTTCTATAAAGAATAGCTGTATTAGCGTAGTCTTTATGAGAGTTTATATCATCTAGTAAGTATTTATATTGTTCTTCTACTGTATTTACTTTAACTATACTTATTGGTTCCAAGTAATCATTTTCAGTAAATATATTTTTATTATATCTTAAAGAATTTTGTTTTATAAATTTATTTGATATATTTACTATGTTTTTAGTAGAACGATAATTTTGCTCCATATAAAAAACTTTTCCATTTTTATATATTTTACTAAATTCAAATAAACCTTTTGGATATGCTCCTCTGAATCCATATATAGATTGATCATCATCAGCAACTATAAATAGATTATTTTTAGGATGAGATATTATTTTTATTATTTCTATCTGTGCTTTAGAAGTATCTTGACCTTCATCTACTTGAATATATTGAAATCGATTTCTATATTTGTTTAGTAAATGATTATCTTTATTTAATATTTCTATTGCGAGGGTTAGCATATCATCAAAATCCAATAGATTGTTATTTCTTTTATAGCTTTCATAGCTTCTATATATTTGTTTAAAATTGGATATATTTATTTTATATTGGGATAAAAATTTTTCGGGAGTAATTAACATGTTTTTAATATATCCTATGGAATTAATAATTGTTTCTAATTTTTCATCAGCAACATATTCATTATTTATAGAGAAATATATATTTTTTAATATATTATATTTATTTAAATTTTTTTTATTGTCTTCGATGAGGGTGTATTTTATCCTATTTTTATAAGCATATTCTCTAATAACACTATAGGAAAAACTATGTATAGTTGAAAAATAAACAGGTATATGGGATATATCTCCATATAAACTGTTAAACCTATTTTTCATATCACGAGCTGAAGCTCTACTAAATGTTATAGATAATATTCTATCAGGATGTACTTTATGGTTTAATATCAAATTAGCAGTTCTATGAATTAGTACTGTGGTTTTTCCTGATCCTGGTACTGCTAATACTAGAGCAGGACCTTTTATGTGTTGCATGGCTTTCATCTGTTCTTTACTTAAATTCATATAATCACCTACTCATAGATAAATATATTCATAATTTATTTTAACATATATTTTTTAAAAAAGTATTAAATAAACTCTTGACAAAGGAATAGCATAGAGCTATACTGAATATAGTGCACTAATACAACTAGTACACGTAGGACACAGGAGGTGATAATTTGTTTAATGTAGATGCTTCAAGTAGTACACCAATTTATCAGCAAATAGTAGATAATGTAAAGGAAAGTATATTGAAGGGATTAATAGAGCCAGGAGAAAAACTACCTTCTGTCCGAGAACTAGCTAAGATTTTAACCCTAAATCCCAACACTATACAGAAAGCCTATCAAGAATTGGAAAGACAAAAGGTGATAGTAACATTAAGAGGCAAGGGGACTTATGTTTCATCAGATTATAAGCCAAGAAGGGATGAGTATAAGCTTATGGAAGTGAAGGAATTATTTAAAAAAGGAATAATAGAAGCCCATTACATGGGTTTTAAGGAAAAGGATATTTTAAATATTATCGAGGAGTTATTCAAAGAATTAGAGGGGGTGGATGAAAATGATTAGAGTTTTAAATTTAGATAAGTATCTAGGAGGAGATAAGATACTAGATAATGTAAATGTAAATGTTGAGAAGAGTTCTATATATGGACTTATTGGTCCTAATGGAGCAGGGAAAACTACTTTGTTAAAAAATATAGTGGATATATATAGACCCGAAAAGGGAGAGGTGCTTGTTTTAGGAGAAAATATAAAGGATAATAAAAAAATAAAATCTCAATTAGGATATATTGCTGATTATCAATATTTTTACTCCAATTTCAAGGTGGAACAGATGGTGGATTTTTATAGAAATACATATCCTCTATGGGAAGAAAAAAAGTACATTAAATTAAAGAGGATATTCAAATTAGATGAAAAGAAAAAGATAAGTTCATTATCAAAAGGAATGAAAACTCAATTATCATTGATGTTAAATTTATCTATAAGTCCAAAAGTTTTAATATTAGATGAACCTACTTCAGGATTGGATCCTGTTATAAAGAGAAAAGTGTTGGATATTATTATAGATGAAGTAAGTACTAATGAAACTACAGTACTTATATCCTCCCATCACCTAGGTGAACTAGAGAGAATATGTGACCACATAGGGATAATTCATGAAGGAAAAATCCTTTTGGAGGATAGTATAGAAAAATTAAAATCAAATGTAAGAAAAGTTCAAGTAGCATTTAAAGATGGTATTCCAGAGGATATAAAAAATAATAGAGATATCTTAAAGATAGAAAGTAGAGGTAGAGTTTATGAAATAATAGTAAATGATCATATGGATGAATTTATATCTCAAATTAAACAATATAATCCAATATTATTAGAAACCATAGATATGTCTTTGGAAGAAATATTTATATATAAAATGGGAGGTGTAGGCTATGTATTTGAAGATATTACCCTTTAATAAAACTCTTTTTAAGAAAGATTTTAACCAGGTTAAGATACTTATATTTATAATGACAATAATATTGTTTTTTAATGTTACTTTATTTGTTGTATCTAGATATGGATCCTATATTAAAGTAAAAAATTCTTTTATAGAACAAAATGTAAAATATGATGAAAAAGATTTAATAAAAGATTGCAAAGAAGATATAGCTTGGAGATTAGAAGATCTTGGTGTTCAATCGGCTTTGATGATAGCAGTGCCTATTGGATTAGCTGCTATACTATTTGGAGAGGAAAAGAGAAAGAAAACTTTTGAAGTATTAGCAGTTATGCCTTATACGAGGTATGAGATATTTTTTAATAAATTAATTGTGGCATTAGTATCTATAGCTTTGCCCTTTATCATAAATGGTATAGTAATGCTATTAGCATTAGGATTTATTTCTAATTTAAGAATGTTTTATTCTATGGGGCAAGTGATTAAATGGATATTACATTCTATATACTGTCAATTACCTATATTGAGTTTCTCTATATTATTTGGGATAATTACAGGGAATTTGATTTCACAATTAGTATTAACTGGGATATTTTTAATATTTCCTATGGGATTTTCATCACTTATAGCAGCTAATTTAGAACTTTGGGGAATAGCTCAATATTTAGATTTAAACACTATATATTTTACATCTTTTAAATTTAGTCCCTTAGGGGTATTTGAAACTATAGGTCAAGGAGTAGGATATTATTTCATATACATTGCAGCATCTATTATAATGATCATAATTTCTAAGATGTTATTTGATAAAAGCATGTGGGAAAGGAATGGAGAGCTTTTACAATTTGAAAATACGGAAGGCTTTTTTAAATTTGGAGTTACCATATGTACAGCACTTTTAATGGTAGTAGTTTCAACTGTGTTTTTACAAAACTATATTTATGATTTTTATATTACTAGATTTTTAGTATTAATTTTAGGATATATTTTAGGAGGAATATTAGGCTATATTGGAGCCCATTTCAGCATAAAATTAAACAAATCTAAAGCTTAATATAAAGTATAACAATATACTATTTCGATATAAAAAACACCTTTTTCAAGGTGTTTTTTATTGACATTTTTATTTAAAAACAGTATAATATTATTGAACATATGAACAAATAATCATATGTTCAATAAAGTCCTGGAGGGAGGTCATTTTATGAAAGAGATTATATTAGAATTAGAAGGTTTAAATTGTGCAAATTGTGCAGCTAAGATTGAAAAACTAACTAAAGATATAGATGGAGTAGATGATGTTAGTTTGGATTTTATATCCAAGAAATTAAAAGTTAAAGTAGAATCACAAGAAAAAACAAAGAATATAATTGATGAAATAAAAACTATAGTAAAAAGACTAGAACCAGATGTAATAGTTGTTGAAAGAGATGAACACGATTATAGTTATGCTCAAGGTCATTCTCATGACCATGGATATGTAAAAAAAGAAGATATTATGAAAATTATATTTAGTGGAATTTTATTTATATTACCTTGGTTGTTAAAGTTGGAAGGTACACCAAAATTTATTGTATACTTATTTGCCTATATAGTGGTAGGTTTAGAGATTATAATTAGAGCTTTTAGGAATTTAATGGCTGGACAACCTTTTGATGAATATTTTTTAATGACAGTAGCTACCTTAGGAGCATTTATTATAGGAGAGTATCCTGAAGGTGTAGCTGTAATGTTATTTTACCAGATAGGAGAATTATTCCAAGGATTGGCAGTCAATCACTCAAGAAAGTCTATTTCATCTCTTTTAGATATTAAACCAGACTATGCTAATCTAGAAAAAAATGGAAGTGTAGTAATTGTAAACCCAGCAGAGGTTCATGTGGGAGACTATATAATAGTTAAGCCAGGGGAAAAAATTCCTTTAGATGGAGTGATAGTAGAAGGAAAATCTTCGGTAGATACCTCAAATATAACTGGAGAATCGGTGCCTAGAACTGTAAGTGCAGGGGATGTTATACTAAGTGGTTTTATAAACAATGAGGGATTGCTAAAAATTGAAGTTACCAAGGAGTTTAAGGAATCTACCGTATCTAAGATTTTAGATTTAGTAGAGAATGCTTCAAGTAAAAAAGCTCCTACAGAAAATTTTATCACAAAGTTTGCTAGATATTATACTCCAATAGTAGTATATACTGCATTGGCTATTGGTTTAATACCTCCTTTATTATTAGGATATGATATTAGGGATTGGGCTTATAGAGCCTTTGTATTTCTTGTAATATCTTGTCCTTGTGCATTAGTTATATCCATACCCTTAGGATTTTTTGGGGGGATTGGAGGTGCTTCTAAAGTTGGCATATTGACTAAGGGCGGCAATTATCTAGAAGGTTTAAATGATGTGGATACAATGGTTTTTGACAAGACAGGTACTATTACTAAAGGAACCTTTAAAGTAACAGATATAATAGCCTATAATGGATTTACCAGAGAAGAGGTCCTAAGATTAGCAGCTTATGCTGAAGTTTATTCTAATCACCCTATTGGTTTATCCATAGTGGAAGCTTATGGGGATACAATAGATAAGAACAGGATAAGTGATTATAAAGAAATAGCAGGGAAAGGTATAGAGGTTAATATAGATGGAGAAAAGATAATAATAGGGAACAAAAAATTATTTGATGACAATAGTATTCCTATTGAAGAGCTGGATTCTATTGGGACTGTTGCTTATATTGGTAAAGGAAATATCCATGTAGGCACTATTGTAGTATCAGATGAACTGAAAGAAGGAGTAGTAGAGGATATAAAAGCCATTAAATCTCAAGGTGTAAAGGAAATAATAATGCTATCAGGAGATAACGAAGAAACTGCTAAAAAAGTAGGGGAACTAGTAGGAATAGATAAAGTATATGGCAATTTACTTCCCCAAGATAAGGTAAATATATTTGAACAGATTATGGAAGAAAATCACGGTAAGGTAGCTTTTGTCGGAGATGGAGTAAACGATGCACCAGTGTTAGCTCGAGCAGATATTGGAATAGCAATGGGAGGATTAGGCTCAGACGCAGCTATCGAAGCAGCAGACATAGTTATAATGACTGATGAAATAGGGAAAATAAGTACTGCAATGAAGATAGCTAAAAATACCAAAAGGATAGTTAGTCAGAATATAGTATTAGCTTTAGCTATTAAAACTATAGTATTAGTGCTAGGAGCTATTGGTAAAGCAACTATGTGGGAAGCAGTATTTGCAGATGTTGGAGTATCTATAATAGCTATATTAAACTCCATTAGAGCATTAAAAATAGAAAAATAGTGCATCAGCACATGCACTAGGGACGGATCTTTTAAGTGAATTACCACCACTTACGTAAGTGGTGGTTTTATGTTTTCTCCATAGGTTTGATTTTAGTGCTTAGAATATTTAATAGATAGCTTTATGCTTAATTTTCAAATTTAGTAATAATTCTTTATAAACTTGTGATAAACTATAATTAAATATATAATATCTTTGAGGTGTATTATGAATGAAAAGTCACTTGAGTAGTATTGACAGAAAGAAAAATTATATGATTCTTGCTGAGAATTCTTATTTTGATGATAATATGGAATGGGCTATTAGATTTTATACTAAAGCTCTTCAGTTTACTAGGGATAAACGGACATATATAGCGATATTATACAATATAGCTATAATTTATGATGAAATGGACATTCCTCAAAAAGCTTTAAAGACCTATGGGAAGATTACTAAAATTAGTAAAAAGGAGGCTGGAGCTTTTTATGGAATGGGAACTATGTATGAAAGGTTGGATGATAATAATAAAGCTTTAGAATGTTATATTAAAGCAACAGAAATTGATCCTTACTATGATAGAGCTTATTTTTATATAGCTAATATATATGATGAATTAGGGAATAAAGATAAGGCTATTAGCTATTACAAAAAGGTTATAAGTCTTACTCCTAATGATTATATGGCATATAATAATTTAGGTTCCATATACGAAGAAATAGAAGAATATGATAAAGCTTATGAGATGATGAAAAGGAGTATTCAACTTAACCCAAATTATTATAAGGCATTATTTAATATGGGAGTTATATATAAGAAATTAAATCAATTTGAAAAAGCTATAGAGTATTATGATAAAGCAATAGAAAAAAACAAGAACTATTCTTATTCATATTTAAATAAATCAGCTATATATATTGAGCAAAAAAAATTGGAAGAAGCTATAGAAATATTGTCTGAAGGAATTGAATATAATCCATATGCAGAGTATTTATATTACAATAGAGCATGTTGTTATGCAAAGTTGAATATAAAGGATGAAGCTATAAAGGATTTAAGGAAAGCTATGTTAATAGATCCTAGTATTATAGATATGATTAAAATTGATAAAGACTTAGATAATCTTAGAGATGATGAAGAGTTTTTATTTCTACTTGAATAAAGTTATGAGGTTAATTTGCTTATGTAATTTAATTTTAATATATCTGTAGGATAGGATTATAGACAGAAAGGGTTGAATGTATGATAATTATAAAGACAGAACAAGAAATAAAAAAAATGAAAAAAGCAGGGGAACTTTTAGCAAAAACACATAAAGAAATTGCTAAAATGATAAAGCCAGGTATTACTACTTATGAAATAGATCAGTTTGTAGAAGAATATTTAAAAAAGCATAATGCAACACCAGAGCAAAAAGGTTATTATGGT
This portion of the Keratinibaculum paraultunense genome encodes:
- a CDS encoding proline racemase family protein; the protein is MKLKYIDTHTMGEPTRIIIEGIPPIPGSTMIEKKKYLEKNFDYIRTMAMHEPRGHRDMFGAVITEPSNQDAHVGVIFMDGGGYLNMCCHGSMGVSTMLIEKGFIEAKEPITYVKLDTPAGLIEVKAKVDKKKVQEVSIINVPSFLYKNNIKVEVPTLGEIPLDIAFGGSFFALVNAKDIGIRVSVDNVEDLVKYGLAIRQAVNENIDIVHPTNPFIDKVDLVEIYDEPTSNDADLKNVVIFGKGQIDRSPCGTGTSAKLATLYAKRKIRINEPFVYESIAGTKFIGKVLKETKVGTYDAIIPEITGKAFIINYGYLVAEEEDMFKYGFVL
- a CDS encoding ATP-dependent helicase — protein: MNLSKEQMKAMQHIKGPALVLAVPGSGKTTVLIHRTANLILNHKVHPDRILSITFSRASARDMKNRFNSLYGDISHIPVYFSTIHSFSYSVIREYAYKNRIKYTLIEDNKKNLNKYNILKNIYFSINNEYVADEKLETIINSIGYIKNMLITPEKFLSQYKINISNFKQIYRSYESYKRNNNLLDFDDMLTLAIEILNKDNHLLNKYRNRFQYIQVDEGQDTSKAQIEIIKIISHPKNNLFIVADDDQSIYGFRGAYPKGLFEFSKIYKNGKVFYMEQNYRSTKNIVNISNKFIKQNSLRYNKNIFTENDYLEPISIVKVNTVEEQYKYLLDDINSHKDYANTAILYRNNISAIGIIEYLDRDDLPFYMRDNKMNFFNHWIIDDILCFLKLAQNPTDIKAFENIYFKMKGFISKKQLNYIKTLNYNQSIFDRLLNCPGINSFYKENFLELKMDFKKLSKLPPSEGISYIEKNLKYKDYLKESCIKSKYTIDTLMTMLYFLKIIASKVKNLNELTGRIRYLEYITNKSTENKDGITLSTVHSAKGLEFERVYIVDLIDGDFPSTTSIDNFLKGNIESLEEERRLFYVGMTRAKKYLSLITINNRNGKEVKPSRFITELENLITQD
- a CDS encoding GntR family transcriptional regulator, producing MFNVDASSSTPIYQQIVDNVKESILKGLIEPGEKLPSVRELAKILTLNPNTIQKAYQELERQKVIVTLRGKGTYVSSDYKPRRDEYKLMEVKELFKKGIIEAHYMGFKEKDILNIIEELFKELEGVDEND
- a CDS encoding ABC transporter ATP-binding protein yields the protein MKMIRVLNLDKYLGGDKILDNVNVNVEKSSIYGLIGPNGAGKTTLLKNIVDIYRPEKGEVLVLGENIKDNKKIKSQLGYIADYQYFYSNFKVEQMVDFYRNTYPLWEEKKYIKLKRIFKLDEKKKISSLSKGMKTQLSLMLNLSISPKVLILDEPTSGLDPVIKRKVLDIIIDEVSTNETTVLISSHHLGELERICDHIGIIHEGKILLEDSIEKLKSNVRKVQVAFKDGIPEDIKNNRDILKIESRGRVYEIIVNDHMDEFISQIKQYNPILLETIDMSLEEIFIYKMGGVGYVFEDITL
- a CDS encoding ABC transporter permease subunit, with protein sequence MYLKILPFNKTLFKKDFNQVKILIFIMTIILFFNVTLFVVSRYGSYIKVKNSFIEQNVKYDEKDLIKDCKEDIAWRLEDLGVQSALMIAVPIGLAAILFGEEKRKKTFEVLAVMPYTRYEIFFNKLIVALVSIALPFIINGIVMLLALGFISNLRMFYSMGQVIKWILHSIYCQLPILSFSILFGIITGNLISQLVLTGIFLIFPMGFSSLIAANLELWGIAQYLDLNTIYFTSFKFSPLGVFETIGQGVGYYFIYIAASIIMIIISKMLFDKSMWERNGELLQFENTEGFFKFGVTICTALLMVVVSTVFLQNYIYDFYITRFLVLILGYILGGILGYIGAHFSIKLNKSKA
- a CDS encoding heavy metal translocating P-type ATPase, coding for MKEIILELEGLNCANCAAKIEKLTKDIDGVDDVSLDFISKKLKVKVESQEKTKNIIDEIKTIVKRLEPDVIVVERDEHDYSYAQGHSHDHGYVKKEDIMKIIFSGILFILPWLLKLEGTPKFIVYLFAYIVVGLEIIIRAFRNLMAGQPFDEYFLMTVATLGAFIIGEYPEGVAVMLFYQIGELFQGLAVNHSRKSISSLLDIKPDYANLEKNGSVVIVNPAEVHVGDYIIVKPGEKIPLDGVIVEGKSSVDTSNITGESVPRTVSAGDVILSGFINNEGLLKIEVTKEFKESTVSKILDLVENASSKKAPTENFITKFARYYTPIVVYTALAIGLIPPLLLGYDIRDWAYRAFVFLVISCPCALVISIPLGFFGGIGGASKVGILTKGGNYLEGLNDVDTMVFDKTGTITKGTFKVTDIIAYNGFTREEVLRLAAYAEVYSNHPIGLSIVEAYGDTIDKNRISDYKEIAGKGIEVNIDGEKIIIGNKKLFDDNSIPIEELDSIGTVAYIGKGNIHVGTIVVSDELKEGVVEDIKAIKSQGVKEIIMLSGDNEETAKKVGELVGIDKVYGNLLPQDKVNIFEQIMEENHGKVAFVGDGVNDAPVLARADIGIAMGGLGSDAAIEAADIVIMTDEIGKISTAMKIAKNTKRIVSQNIVLALAIKTIVLVLGAIGKATMWEAVFADVGVSIIAILNSIRALKIEK
- a CDS encoding tetratricopeptide repeat protein, with protein sequence MKSHLSSIDRKKNYMILAENSYFDDNMEWAIRFYTKALQFTRDKRTYIAILYNIAIIYDEMDIPQKALKTYGKITKISKKEAGAFYGMGTMYERLDDNNKALECYIKATEIDPYYDRAYFYIANIYDELGNKDKAISYYKKVISLTPNDYMAYNNLGSIYEEIEEYDKAYEMMKRSIQLNPNYYKALFNMGVIYKKLNQFEKAIEYYDKAIEKNKNYSYSYLNKSAIYIEQKKLEEAIEILSEGIEYNPYAEYLYYNRACCYAKLNIKDEAIKDLRKAMLIDPSIIDMIKIDKDLDNLRDDEEFLFLLE